One stretch of Akkermansia massiliensis DNA includes these proteins:
- the bioA gene encoding adenosylmethionine--8-amino-7-oxononanoate transaminase, producing the protein MNHSDWSKKDLEYIWHPCSQMKDYETLPPIVIERGQGIHLYDVDGKRYLDVVSSWWCNLLGHSHPKINQAIKNQLDSLEHVIFANFSHKPAITLCEELMKKIPQGLCKFNFSDNGSASIESAMKMSFQYHYQTGNRQKVRFMSLSDGYHGETLGALSAGGLDLYSELYKPLLLDIVRIPAPDCYRCPKGKKRGCCQAECIDAAQEAFARHGDECAALLVEPLLQGSAGMRMYPPAYLAKLRALCDAYNVHLIADEIATGFGRTGSMFACDQAGISPDIMCVSKGLTGGYMPMSITITTQKIYDAFYADYREGKAFMHSHTYSGNPLGCSAALAVLKILDEEQIISRAQEKAPLFHRMIADALGNHPHVGEIRSLGLVNAIELVEDRETKKSFPSERRLGYQIYKEALKQGLLLRPLGDVLYFNPPLIISPEEMEEAVAVCSACVRKVLG; encoded by the coding sequence ATGAATCACTCCGACTGGTCAAAAAAAGATCTGGAATACATCTGGCATCCCTGTTCCCAGATGAAAGACTATGAAACGCTGCCCCCCATCGTGATCGAACGCGGGCAGGGAATCCACCTGTACGACGTGGACGGGAAGCGCTATCTGGACGTGGTCAGCTCCTGGTGGTGCAACCTGCTCGGGCACTCCCACCCTAAAATCAACCAGGCCATCAAGAACCAGCTTGATTCCCTGGAGCACGTCATCTTCGCCAACTTCTCGCACAAGCCGGCCATCACCCTGTGCGAGGAGCTGATGAAAAAAATCCCGCAGGGACTCTGCAAGTTCAATTTTTCCGACAACGGTTCGGCGTCCATCGAATCCGCCATGAAAATGAGTTTCCAGTACCACTACCAGACCGGAAACCGCCAGAAAGTGCGCTTCATGTCCCTGAGTGACGGCTATCACGGAGAAACCCTGGGAGCCCTCTCCGCAGGCGGCCTGGACCTTTACTCGGAACTCTACAAGCCCCTGCTGCTGGACATCGTGCGCATTCCCGCTCCGGACTGCTACCGCTGCCCCAAGGGAAAAAAACGAGGCTGCTGCCAGGCGGAATGCATTGACGCGGCCCAGGAGGCCTTTGCGCGCCATGGGGACGAATGCGCCGCCCTGCTGGTGGAACCCCTGCTCCAGGGCTCCGCGGGCATGCGAATGTACCCCCCCGCCTATCTGGCGAAGCTGCGCGCCCTGTGCGACGCCTATAACGTGCACCTCATTGCGGATGAAATCGCCACCGGCTTCGGCCGCACGGGCAGCATGTTCGCCTGCGACCAGGCCGGCATCTCCCCGGATATCATGTGCGTCTCCAAGGGGCTCACGGGCGGCTACATGCCCATGTCCATCACCATCACCACGCAGAAGATTTACGATGCCTTTTATGCGGACTACCGGGAAGGAAAGGCCTTCATGCACAGCCATACCTACTCCGGCAACCCCCTGGGCTGTTCCGCCGCCCTGGCGGTGCTGAAGATTCTGGACGAGGAACAAATTATTTCCCGGGCGCAGGAAAAGGCCCCCCTCTTCCACCGGATGATCGCCGATGCGCTGGGGAACCATCCGCACGTGGGGGAAATCCGCAGCCTGGGCCTGGTGAACGCCATTGAACTGGTGGAGGACAGGGAAACCAAGAAGAGCTTCCCGTCCGAACGGCGGCTGGGATACCAGATTTACAAGGAAGCGCTTAAACAGGGCCTGCTGCTTCGGCCGCTGGGAGACGTCCTGTACTTCAACCCGCCCCTCATCATTTCCCCGGAGGAAATGGAGGAGGCCGTAGCCGTCTGCTCCGCCTGCGTCCGCAAGGTGCTGGGGTAA
- a CDS encoding acyltransferase family protein: MSSASGTKPQRIAAIDALRGFDMFFLTGGLALVVAGINLFYDQSPAWLVKHSAHVNWEGFAAWDLVMPLFLFIVGTAMPFSFSRRIGTEPMWKIYLKVAKRVVVLFLLGMVVQGNLLSFEPSKMSLYCNTLQAIASGYLIAAICLLHLSIRWQVVVTGLLLVVYWLVMKFVPFSDPVVGSCTAGMLEPGRNLALLLDKYLMGDWQDKTNYAWILAQFGFGAMTMLGLLGGQILKGVQGHGKKLAWLLGAGAGCLILGYVWSLDFPIIKHLFTSSMVLWAAGWCYFLLALFYLLTDVLKLNWLTFFFSVIGSNAIFVYMWAELCPPTRNFSRVLFTGFSECFGDANRFVFYLCNYALIWGVLYYMYKNRTFIKV; encoded by the coding sequence ATGAGTTCAGCTTCCGGTACCAAGCCGCAGAGGATTGCGGCCATTGACGCCCTGCGGGGTTTTGACATGTTTTTTCTGACCGGAGGCTTGGCGCTGGTGGTAGCCGGCATCAATCTTTTTTATGACCAGAGCCCCGCATGGCTGGTGAAGCACAGCGCGCACGTGAACTGGGAGGGGTTTGCGGCCTGGGACCTGGTGATGCCCCTTTTCCTGTTCATTGTGGGGACAGCCATGCCGTTTTCCTTTTCCAGGCGCATCGGCACGGAACCCATGTGGAAGATTTACCTGAAGGTGGCCAAGCGGGTGGTGGTGCTTTTTTTGCTGGGGATGGTGGTGCAGGGGAACCTGCTGAGTTTTGAACCGTCCAAGATGTCCCTGTACTGCAATACGCTCCAGGCCATCGCCTCCGGCTACTTGATTGCGGCCATTTGCCTTCTTCATCTGTCCATCCGGTGGCAGGTAGTGGTAACAGGGCTGTTGCTGGTTGTGTACTGGCTGGTCATGAAGTTCGTTCCTTTTTCCGACCCCGTAGTGGGTTCCTGCACGGCAGGGATGCTGGAACCGGGACGGAACCTGGCACTGCTGCTGGACAAGTACCTGATGGGGGATTGGCAGGATAAGACGAATTACGCGTGGATTCTGGCCCAGTTCGGCTTTGGGGCCATGACCATGCTCGGGCTGCTGGGCGGCCAGATTCTGAAAGGGGTGCAGGGGCACGGGAAGAAGCTGGCGTGGCTGCTTGGCGCAGGTGCGGGCTGCCTGATTCTGGGATATGTCTGGAGCCTGGATTTTCCTATCATCAAGCATTTGTTCACCAGCTCCATGGTATTGTGGGCGGCGGGATGGTGCTATTTCCTGCTGGCCCTGTTCTACCTGCTGACGGATGTGCTGAAACTGAACTGGCTGACGTTCTTTTTCTCCGTGATCGGGAGCAATGCCATTTTCGTGTACATGTGGGCGGAGCTGTGCCCCCCCACGCGCAATTTCTCCCGGGTGCTGTTTACCGGGTTCAGCGAGTGTTTCGGGGATGCGAACCGGTTTGTCTTTTATTTGTGCAATTACGCCCTGATTTGGGGCGTGCTGTATTACATGTACAAAAACCGGACCTTCATCAAGGTCTAG
- a CDS encoding SufB/SufD family protein has translation MMNHLLNEEQFPAGFLPAWFEARHRQALEQAGQLPEPSRRMESWRFGTPGNESLENFEAAPPVAPEALASIIREHASMPDAIRIVYANGLPVSIPEELPEGLAVMDLEDFVLQYPDAARKHLETAPETLGSEKLAALNTALQHNGLVIMADREISCPLEIFHFISGDNVAVFPATLVIAETGSRLHILERHVSADHGSQFCGALQQHHLSSASSVKYALVQELNSRSRAVELCHIMADDSAEMEHLVSHPGAAWARQETVCLLNGDSANVRLLSASHLKENKELDQRTYQKHLYRGASSNLLYVNVLDDEASSIFSGMILVAEGAHDTSAYQSNRNLILSPRAEANSIPGLEILADRVQCSHGSATSSISPEEIFYLLSRGIPEHTARRMIAQGFLKHALDQFSDETLRAAVEEIVLS, from the coding sequence ATGATGAACCACTTGCTCAACGAAGAACAATTCCCCGCAGGCTTCCTTCCCGCATGGTTTGAAGCCAGGCACCGCCAGGCCCTGGAACAGGCGGGCCAGCTTCCGGAACCCTCCCGCCGCATGGAATCCTGGCGTTTCGGAACTCCCGGCAACGAATCCCTGGAAAACTTTGAAGCCGCCCCTCCCGTGGCACCGGAAGCCCTGGCCTCCATCATCAGGGAGCATGCCTCCATGCCGGACGCCATCCGCATCGTTTACGCCAACGGCCTCCCCGTCTCCATCCCGGAAGAACTGCCGGAAGGCCTCGCCGTGATGGATCTGGAAGACTTTGTGCTCCAATACCCGGACGCGGCCCGGAAACACCTGGAAACAGCGCCGGAAACGCTCGGTTCCGAAAAACTGGCCGCCCTGAACACGGCTCTCCAGCACAACGGTCTGGTCATCATGGCGGACCGGGAAATCTCCTGCCCCCTGGAAATCTTCCACTTCATCTCCGGGGACAACGTGGCCGTCTTCCCCGCCACGCTGGTCATTGCGGAGACCGGAAGCCGCCTGCACATCCTGGAACGCCACGTCAGCGCGGACCACGGCAGCCAATTCTGCGGAGCGCTCCAGCAGCACCATCTTTCCTCCGCTTCCTCCGTCAAATACGCTTTGGTCCAGGAGCTCAACAGCCGTTCCCGGGCCGTGGAGCTCTGCCACATTATGGCGGACGATTCCGCGGAAATGGAGCACCTCGTCAGCCATCCCGGCGCGGCATGGGCCAGACAGGAGACGGTCTGCCTCCTGAACGGAGACAGCGCCAACGTACGCCTGCTTTCCGCCAGCCACCTGAAGGAAAACAAGGAGCTGGACCAGAGAACCTACCAAAAGCACCTCTATCGCGGAGCCTCCAGCAACCTGCTTTACGTCAATGTGCTGGATGACGAGGCCAGCAGCATTTTCAGCGGCATGATCCTGGTGGCGGAAGGTGCTCACGATACCAGCGCCTACCAGAGCAACCGCAACCTCATCCTCAGCCCCCGGGCGGAAGCAAACTCCATTCCCGGCCTGGAAATCCTGGCGGACAGGGTGCAGTGCTCGCACGGTTCCGCCACCTCTTCCATCTCTCCGGAAGAAATCTTCTACCTGCTTTCACGCGGCATTCCGGAGCACACGGCGCGCAGGATGATCGCCCAGGGCTTTCTGAAACATGCGCTGGACCAATTCAGTGATGAAACCCTCCGCGCCGCTGTAGAGGAAATCGTCCTCTCCTGA
- a CDS encoding glycosyltransferase family 2 protein: MTDPQVQLSIVATVYCTGGYLAEFCSRSFAAALEAGYDPSRTEVVLVNDGCPRGGLEQALKEREKDSRVRVVDLSRNFGHHLAMYVACEEARGERVFLIDSDLEEAPEWLADFSREMASTGADVVYGVQEKRKGGLFEAVSGELFYTLFNLLSDQQITRNMVTARLMSARFLREMLKFQDREPFFFGLCVSAGFRQVPCTVKKASSSPTTYTFRKKMALAMNSVVSYSARPLVYISYFGLGVTLIAMLYVIWVVVRQLLYNVAPPGWASSVASIWLVGGLILMSLGVIGIYISKIYKETKHRPAVVVARRYE; this comes from the coding sequence ATGACTGATCCACAGGTTCAACTGTCCATTGTGGCTACCGTGTACTGCACGGGTGGCTATCTGGCGGAGTTCTGTTCCCGCAGTTTTGCTGCCGCGCTTGAGGCGGGTTATGACCCCTCCCGCACAGAGGTGGTGCTGGTGAATGACGGCTGCCCCAGGGGAGGGCTGGAACAGGCCCTGAAGGAACGGGAAAAGGACAGCCGGGTGCGCGTGGTGGATTTGTCCCGCAATTTCGGCCACCATCTGGCCATGTACGTAGCCTGCGAGGAAGCCCGCGGAGAGCGCGTGTTCCTGATTGACAGTGATCTGGAGGAAGCCCCCGAATGGCTGGCGGATTTTTCCCGGGAGATGGCCTCCACCGGGGCGGACGTGGTGTACGGCGTGCAGGAGAAGAGAAAGGGCGGCCTGTTTGAAGCCGTTTCCGGAGAGTTGTTTTACACGCTGTTCAACCTGCTTTCCGACCAGCAGATTACCAGGAACATGGTCACGGCGCGGCTGATGAGCGCGCGTTTCCTGCGGGAGATGTTGAAATTCCAGGACCGGGAGCCCTTTTTCTTCGGCCTGTGCGTTTCCGCCGGCTTCCGGCAGGTGCCGTGCACGGTGAAGAAGGCGTCCTCTTCCCCCACCACCTACACCTTCCGCAAGAAGATGGCGCTGGCGATGAATTCCGTGGTTTCCTACAGCGCCAGGCCGCTGGTGTACATTTCCTACTTCGGACTGGGGGTCACCCTGATTGCCATGCTGTACGTCATCTGGGTGGTTGTGCGCCAGCTTTTGTACAATGTGGCGCCTCCCGGCTGGGCCTCCTCCGTGGCCTCCATCTGGCTGGTCGGCGGTCTGATTCTGATGAGCCTGGGGGTCATCGGCATTTACATTTCCAAGATTTACAAGGAGACCAAGCACAGGCCCGCCGTAGTGGTGGCGCGCCGGTATGAGTGA
- a CDS encoding EamA family transporter, with the protein MINYLILHLLFIVYALNTVLGRMAAPYSWTDWHRFALLAGVLFLLGIYAAGWQVMLKKFNLGVAYANRSAVVIWGILLAWLCLGETLSWTLAAGAVLIISGIILVSTEEDAHE; encoded by the coding sequence ATGATCAACTACCTTATTCTGCACCTGCTGTTCATCGTTTACGCCCTGAATACCGTTCTGGGGCGGATGGCGGCTCCCTATAGCTGGACGGACTGGCACCGGTTCGCCCTGCTGGCCGGCGTGCTGTTCCTGCTGGGCATTTATGCGGCAGGGTGGCAGGTGATGCTGAAAAAGTTCAATCTGGGCGTGGCTTATGCCAACCGTTCCGCCGTGGTCATCTGGGGAATCCTGCTGGCGTGGCTCTGCCTGGGGGAGACCCTTTCCTGGACGCTGGCGGCAGGGGCGGTGCTGATTATCAGCGGCATTATTCTTGTTTCCACGGAGGAGGACGCGCATGAATGA
- a CDS encoding GNAT family N-acetyltransferase — MMKIHLVNVSDVDESMRMQLRMWRNSDAVSPFFLLDQVTEDQHQAWLERNIRGEDALACVIYADRVPLGLVYLPWFDRAARRGEIGIYLYDRGFRELRPASAAYARMMELAATELELERLYARILENNAASIRFHERMGFSHAPEEDGECEKNGERKRVLMYVKML, encoded by the coding sequence ATGATGAAGATTCACCTGGTCAACGTGTCCGATGTGGACGAGTCCATGCGCATGCAGCTCCGCATGTGGCGCAATTCCGACGCGGTCAGCCCTTTTTTTCTGCTGGACCAGGTAACGGAGGACCAGCACCAGGCATGGCTGGAAAGGAATATCCGCGGTGAGGACGCCCTTGCCTGCGTGATTTACGCGGACCGGGTGCCGCTGGGGCTGGTGTACCTGCCGTGGTTTGACCGCGCCGCGCGCCGCGGTGAGATAGGCATTTATCTGTATGACCGGGGATTCAGGGAACTGCGCCCGGCTTCCGCCGCGTATGCGCGGATGATGGAGCTGGCTGCAACAGAGCTGGAGCTGGAACGGCTGTACGCCCGGATTCTGGAGAATAACGCCGCTTCCATCCGTTTTCATGAACGCATGGGATTTTCCCATGCCCCGGAAGAGGACGGGGAGTGCGAGAAGAACGGGGAAAGAAAGCGCGTTCTGATGTATGTAAAAATGTTATGA
- the bioB gene encoding biotin synthase BioB → MSLTSSLLSRVLQGGSCTREELIALSREPLEELCQAANAIREHFCGNVFDLCTIINGRSGKCSENCKYCAQSAHYSTAVEEYPLLSDEALLAGARYNDERGILRYSIVTSGKRLTDADVDRLCASYRHIAERCGISLCASHGLISKKHCEQLKAAGVSRYHNNLETSRRNFPNVCTTHTYDDKLQTIKWAMEAGLEVCSGGIMGLGETLEDRIDMYMDIAALGIKSAPINFLTPIPGTPYANMTPLGEEDQLRIVALVRFIMPDGFVRIAAGRNTMKDHGRKIFMSGANAAISGDMLTTSGVTIREDLAMLAELGYEVRMK, encoded by the coding sequence ATGAGTCTGACCTCTTCCCTCCTCTCCAGGGTGCTCCAGGGCGGTTCCTGCACCAGAGAAGAACTGATAGCCCTCAGCCGGGAACCGCTGGAGGAGCTGTGCCAGGCGGCCAACGCCATCCGGGAGCACTTCTGCGGAAACGTCTTCGACCTCTGCACCATCATCAACGGGCGCAGCGGCAAATGTTCGGAAAACTGCAAGTACTGCGCCCAGTCCGCCCATTACTCCACCGCGGTGGAGGAATACCCCCTCTTAAGTGATGAAGCCCTGCTGGCGGGCGCCAGGTACAATGACGAACGGGGCATCCTGCGCTATTCCATCGTCACCTCCGGCAAGAGGCTGACGGATGCGGACGTGGACCGGCTCTGCGCCAGCTACAGGCACATCGCCGAACGCTGCGGCATCTCCCTCTGCGCCTCCCACGGCCTCATCTCCAAAAAGCACTGCGAACAATTGAAGGCCGCGGGCGTCTCCCGTTACCACAACAACCTGGAAACCTCCCGCCGCAACTTCCCGAATGTCTGCACCACGCACACGTACGACGACAAGCTGCAAACCATCAAGTGGGCTATGGAAGCCGGGCTGGAAGTGTGCAGCGGCGGCATCATGGGGCTGGGGGAAACCCTGGAGGACCGGATAGATATGTACATGGACATCGCCGCACTGGGCATCAAGTCCGCGCCCATCAACTTCCTGACGCCCATCCCCGGTACGCCGTACGCGAACATGACCCCGCTTGGGGAGGAAGACCAGCTCCGCATCGTGGCGCTGGTGCGCTTCATCATGCCGGATGGCTTCGTCCGCATCGCCGCCGGAAGGAACACCATGAAGGACCACGGCAGGAAAATCTTCATGTCCGGGGCGAATGCCGCCATCTCCGGGGACATGCTCACCACCTCCGGCGTCACCATCCGGGAAGACCTGGCCATGCTGGCGGAGCTGGGCTATGAAGTCCGCATGAAATAA
- a CDS encoding glycosyltransferase family 2 protein, protein MISIAIIIPAYNEELTIREVMQDFHSHCPEAAIYVVDNNSSDKTAEIARKTYEELGCSGTLLQEKRKGKAMAIKKAFREIDADVYVMVDADLTYPAADLPRLLEPVLQGDADMVCGDRHDAGIYSRENKRPMHNTGNKAVRMLINKLFQGNLHDILTGYRVFSKRFVKNFPILSTGFELETEISIHALDNGYSVVEIPTNYMDRPEGSVSKLSTVSDGVKVIKTIFAVLMNHRPLFFFSIISAVLLILAILAGIPAVLDYFRYDYVFHLPLAVLSMGLFTVSALALTIAFILHGLRSAQRYDHVLSLMHWEERNLKHEKH, encoded by the coding sequence ATGATTTCCATCGCCATCATTATCCCCGCCTACAATGAAGAATTGACCATTCGGGAAGTGATGCAGGATTTTCATTCCCACTGCCCGGAAGCGGCCATTTATGTAGTTGATAATAATTCTTCCGATAAAACTGCGGAAATAGCCAGGAAAACTTATGAAGAATTAGGCTGTTCCGGCACGCTGCTTCAAGAAAAACGGAAGGGTAAGGCCATGGCCATTAAAAAGGCGTTCCGGGAAATAGATGCGGACGTTTACGTAATGGTGGATGCAGACCTGACCTATCCCGCCGCCGACCTCCCCCGCCTGCTGGAACCGGTTCTCCAGGGAGATGCGGACATGGTATGCGGAGACCGCCATGACGCCGGCATTTACAGCCGGGAAAACAAGCGCCCCATGCACAATACGGGAAACAAGGCCGTCCGCATGCTCATCAACAAACTGTTCCAGGGCAACCTGCATGACATCCTGACGGGCTACCGCGTCTTTTCCAAGCGGTTCGTCAAAAACTTCCCCATTCTCTCCACGGGCTTTGAACTGGAAACGGAAATCAGCATCCACGCCCTGGACAACGGCTATTCCGTCGTGGAAATCCCCACTAATTACATGGACCGCCCGGAAGGCTCCGTATCCAAGCTCTCTACCGTATCTGACGGGGTGAAGGTCATCAAAACCATCTTCGCCGTCCTGATGAACCACCGCCCCCTGTTCTTCTTCTCCATCATCAGCGCGGTTCTGCTCATCCTCGCCATTCTGGCCGGCATCCCTGCCGTTCTGGACTACTTCCGGTACGACTATGTCTTCCACCTTCCGCTGGCCGTCCTGTCCATGGGCCTTTTCACCGTATCGGCCCTCGCGCTGACCATCGCCTTCATACTTCACGGCCTCCGGTCCGCCCAGCGGTACGACCATGTCCTCTCCCTCATGCATTGGGAGGAACGCAATCTTAAGCATGAAAAACACTGA
- the rffA gene encoding dTDP-4-amino-4,6-dideoxygalactose transaminase: protein MEIPFNQPHKHGPELDYIRDAIQRAHLCGDGYYTKKCHELLMERTGAGKALLVHSGTAALEMAALLIDCRPGDEIIMPSYTFVSTANAFVLRGGVPVFVDIRPDTQNIDETLIEAAITDRTRAICVVHYAGVACEMDAIMEIARRHHLYVIEDAAQGVGSCYRGRRLGSIGHLGCYSFHETKNVISGEGGALLVNDRELMERAEIIREKGTNRAKFFRGQVDKYTWVDVGSSYLPGEMTAAYLYAQLEHGQEINGERLKWWNMYHRALEPLEKQGVLRRPCVPEHCAHNAHMYYILLNSLEERTSLIGKLAECGIKAVFHYIPLHSSPAGVRFGRCAGPMPHTDRTSETLLRLPLYYDLGEEGCREVLRAGFGLEEFEE from the coding sequence ATGGAGATTCCTTTCAACCAACCTCACAAACACGGTCCCGAACTGGATTATATCCGGGACGCCATCCAGCGTGCCCATTTATGCGGGGACGGCTATTATACGAAGAAATGCCATGAGCTGCTTATGGAGCGCACCGGGGCCGGAAAGGCCCTGCTAGTCCATTCCGGAACCGCGGCTTTGGAAATGGCGGCCCTGCTGATCGATTGCCGCCCGGGGGACGAGATTATCATGCCTTCCTATACGTTCGTCTCCACGGCGAACGCGTTTGTGCTGCGCGGCGGCGTTCCGGTGTTCGTGGACATCAGGCCGGATACGCAGAATATTGACGAGACGCTGATTGAAGCGGCCATCACGGACCGCACCCGCGCCATCTGCGTAGTTCATTATGCGGGCGTGGCGTGCGAGATGGATGCGATTATGGAGATTGCCCGGCGGCACCATTTGTACGTGATTGAAGACGCCGCCCAGGGCGTAGGCTCCTGTTACAGGGGGCGCAGACTCGGTTCCATCGGCCATTTGGGGTGCTACAGCTTCCATGAGACCAAGAACGTCATTTCCGGAGAGGGCGGCGCCCTGCTGGTGAATGATCGGGAGCTGATGGAGCGCGCGGAGATTATCCGGGAAAAAGGAACCAACCGGGCCAAGTTTTTCCGCGGCCAGGTAGACAAGTATACCTGGGTGGACGTAGGCTCATCCTACCTGCCCGGAGAGATGACAGCCGCCTATTTGTACGCCCAGCTTGAACACGGGCAGGAGATCAACGGGGAAAGACTGAAGTGGTGGAATATGTACCACCGCGCGCTGGAACCCCTGGAAAAACAGGGCGTCCTGCGGCGTCCGTGCGTTCCGGAACACTGCGCGCACAACGCGCACATGTATTACATCCTGCTCAATTCTCTGGAGGAGCGCACCAGCCTGATTGGCAAACTGGCGGAATGCGGAATCAAGGCCGTGTTCCATTACATCCCCCTGCATTCCTCCCCCGCCGGGGTGAGGTTTGGGCGTTGTGCCGGCCCCATGCCGCATACGGACCGCACCAGTGAAACGCTGCTGAGGCTTCCCCTGTATTATGACCTGGGGGAAGAGGGCTGCCGGGAAGTGCTGCGGGCCGGGTTCGGCCTGGAAGAGTTTGAAGAATGA
- the sufB gene encoding Fe-S cluster assembly protein SufB — protein sequence MSDTPDMSEDGNKQNLFDFDRSKGNFSFPERHKFNAGYGLTEATIDYICDVKDDPEWVRQFRKNALAVFESKPMPTHWASPDIEKIDFSQIRYYLSDGERPKRSWDDVPEDVKRTFERLGVPEQERQFLAGVEAQYDSESAYSNMKEELRSQGVIFVNSTEGLKYHEDVFRPWFGKVIPTGDNKFSALNSAVFSGGSFIYVPKGVKLKHPLQAYFRINSENFGQFERTLIIADEGAELMYMEGCTAPQFETTTLHSAVVELVALKGAKIQYVTVQNWSSNVFNMVTKRGLAMEDAEIRWIDCNIGSGLTMKYPAVVLKGRRARGEVISIALANTGQHQDTGAKMIHAADDTTSNIVSKSISIGEGRASYRGQVVMGKGLKGCKNNTECDALLLAANSRTDTYPAITVKGDRNTVQHEASVSQVSEEMLFYMQQRGIPKAAAMSLAVNGFINDLVQEFPMEYSVELRRLIDLEMEDSIG from the coding sequence ATGAGCGACACACCTGACATGTCAGAGGACGGGAACAAACAGAACCTGTTTGACTTCGACCGGAGCAAGGGGAACTTCTCCTTCCCGGAACGCCATAAATTCAACGCCGGCTACGGCCTGACGGAGGCCACCATCGACTACATCTGCGACGTCAAGGACGATCCGGAATGGGTGCGCCAGTTCCGCAAAAATGCGCTTGCCGTCTTTGAAAGCAAGCCCATGCCCACCCACTGGGCGTCCCCGGACATTGAAAAAATAGACTTCTCCCAGATCCGCTACTATCTTTCCGACGGCGAACGGCCCAAGCGAAGCTGGGACGACGTGCCGGAAGACGTAAAGCGCACCTTTGAACGCCTGGGCGTCCCTGAACAGGAACGCCAGTTCCTGGCGGGCGTGGAAGCCCAGTATGACTCCGAGTCCGCCTACTCCAACATGAAGGAGGAACTCCGCAGCCAGGGCGTCATCTTCGTCAACTCCACGGAAGGCCTGAAATACCATGAAGACGTCTTCCGCCCCTGGTTCGGCAAAGTCATCCCCACGGGAGACAACAAATTCTCCGCCCTGAACAGCGCAGTATTTTCCGGCGGTTCCTTCATTTACGTACCCAAGGGCGTGAAACTCAAGCACCCGCTCCAGGCGTACTTCCGCATCAATTCGGAAAACTTCGGGCAGTTTGAACGCACCCTCATCATTGCGGATGAAGGGGCGGAGCTCATGTACATGGAAGGGTGCACGGCCCCCCAGTTTGAAACCACCACCCTCCACTCCGCCGTCGTGGAGCTGGTGGCCCTCAAAGGAGCGAAAATCCAGTACGTCACTGTGCAGAACTGGTCCTCCAACGTCTTCAACATGGTCACCAAGCGCGGACTGGCCATGGAAGACGCGGAAATCCGCTGGATAGACTGCAACATAGGCTCCGGACTCACCATGAAATACCCGGCTGTGGTGCTCAAGGGCAGGCGTGCACGCGGGGAAGTCATCTCCATCGCCCTGGCGAATACGGGCCAGCACCAGGACACGGGTGCCAAAATGATCCACGCGGCGGACGACACCACGTCCAACATCGTTTCCAAATCCATCAGCATCGGTGAAGGGCGCGCCAGCTACCGGGGCCAGGTGGTCATGGGCAAAGGCCTCAAGGGCTGCAAGAACAACACGGAATGCGACGCCCTCCTGCTGGCGGCCAACAGCCGCACGGACACCTACCCCGCCATCACGGTGAAGGGGGACAGGAACACGGTGCAGCATGAAGCTTCCGTCTCCCAGGTCTCTGAAGAAATGCTCTTTTACATGCAGCAGCGGGGCATCCCGAAGGCGGCGGCCATGTCCCTGGCCGTCAACGGATTCATTAACGACCTCGTTCAGGAATTCCCCATGGAATATTCCGTGGAACTGCGCAGGCTCATTGACCTGGAAATGGAAGACAGCATCGGATAA